A genomic window from Lotus japonicus ecotype B-129 chromosome 1, LjGifu_v1.2 includes:
- the LOC130722413 gene encoding LOB domain-containing protein 20, with product MAEPQVSNSSDHATSSSSGARRKGTVSKRGGMTITTTTAQGGAPCGACKFLRRKCINGCVFAPYFGSDQGAARFAVVHKVFGASNVSKLLLHVPVNRRHEAVATISYEAQARLSDPVYGCVSTILALQQQVASLQGELSMVQTQLMNSRFAYASVLQQQQQPNINVAMHPAYSNNSSASTNIMNMSCFNPAGFDLSMETAAPSSHSFEPLQLSHLSHDEEDD from the exons ATGGCTGAGCCACAAGTTAGTAACAGTAGTGACCATGCCACTTCTTCTAGTTCTGGAGCTAGGCGTAAAGGCACGGTTTCAAAGCGTGGTGGCAtgacaataacaacaacaacagctcaGGGAGGTGCTCCATGTGGGGCCTGCAAGTTCCTGAGGAGGAAGTGTATCAATGGGTGCGTGTTTGCACCTTACTTTGGTTCAGACCAGGGTGCGGCACGGTTTGCGGTTGTGCACAAGGTGTTTGGTGCGAGCAATGTGTCGAAGCTACTGCTGCATGTTCCGGTGAACCGCCGCCATGAGGCGGTTGCTACTATATCGTACGAGGCTCAGGCGAGGTTGTCTGATCCTGTTTATGGTTGTGTGTCCACCATTCTTGCTTTGCAGCAACAG GTGGCATCTTTGCAAGGGGAGCTTTCTATGGTGCAAACTCAGCTGATGAATAGCAGGTTTGCATATGCAAGTGTTCTTCAGCAACAACAGCAACCAAACATCAATGTAGCAATGCACCCAGCGTACTCCAACAACTCATCTGCCTCCACCAACATTATGAACATGAGCTGCTTCAACCCTGCAGGATTTGACCTTTCAATGGAGACAGCAGCACCCTCCTCACACAGCTTCGAGCCTCTTCAACTCTCTCACTTGTCCCatgatgaggaagatgattaa